A single genomic interval of Stieleria maiorica harbors:
- a CDS encoding DUF11 domain-containing protein: protein MIHCFASRGFFCRGNFRGHNVAATSLLAPALLAALVVFAGCQSPGATKGFRLPGTPNLPGIHQAPTPELTPGGKTPAVPGVSDTSSVDSAPQHASTTSEIAQVGYFGRLSDRAGQPDGSCQGCIQSTDGAACQACAPAASPLAMGQPMDPQEFLCNGGDLPPQARVMIDDRIGGLEPQDAVVHYTTESGKIEVQQSNPVCLYSPRFGAVRQVSGAVAGEKAVGLRGTSQPVGPTGIGLTQPSLVVGESLELARADVARRVDAMRDRNRGVPVEGIVQPLLAEDALEILATLDAISLNRLDESQIAILQQGAVAAHSWMVRDAVEVMIESMAPPVLTRDAKVEGFVEYDFPDAGRLQIIKVADKHHAQQGDEVSFAIHLQNVGDSPVDNIEIADSLVGRLEYVEGSQQCDRKADFSTAGNAAGSVRMKWTLTEPLAVGETAKIEFKCRVR from the coding sequence ATGATCCACTGCTTTGCATCTCGCGGCTTCTTCTGTCGGGGCAATTTTCGTGGCCACAACGTCGCCGCAACCTCACTGCTCGCGCCGGCACTGCTCGCAGCGTTGGTGGTCTTTGCCGGGTGCCAGTCGCCGGGAGCGACCAAGGGATTTCGTTTGCCGGGGACACCGAACTTGCCGGGCATTCACCAGGCGCCGACGCCCGAGTTGACCCCCGGTGGAAAAACTCCGGCCGTTCCCGGCGTCAGCGACACGTCATCAGTCGACTCCGCGCCGCAACACGCATCCACCACCAGTGAAATCGCCCAAGTCGGATATTTCGGTCGATTGAGCGATCGGGCGGGGCAACCGGACGGATCCTGCCAGGGGTGCATCCAAAGCACCGATGGGGCCGCTTGCCAAGCATGTGCCCCCGCCGCTTCGCCGCTTGCAATGGGACAGCCGATGGACCCACAGGAATTTCTGTGCAACGGCGGCGATCTTCCCCCGCAAGCGCGGGTGATGATCGACGACCGGATCGGCGGACTGGAGCCCCAAGATGCCGTGGTTCACTACACGACCGAATCCGGCAAAATCGAGGTCCAGCAAAGCAACCCCGTTTGCCTATACTCGCCTCGCTTTGGCGCCGTGCGTCAAGTCAGCGGTGCGGTTGCCGGAGAGAAAGCGGTCGGGCTTCGCGGCACTTCGCAGCCCGTCGGCCCGACAGGCATCGGTTTGACGCAGCCCAGTCTGGTCGTCGGCGAAAGCCTGGAACTGGCCCGTGCCGACGTTGCTCGACGTGTCGACGCGATGCGTGATCGCAACCGCGGCGTGCCGGTCGAAGGCATCGTGCAACCGCTGCTGGCCGAAGACGCCTTGGAAATCCTTGCCACGCTCGACGCGATCTCGCTCAATCGTTTGGATGAATCCCAAATCGCCATCTTGCAGCAAGGTGCCGTGGCCGCCCACTCTTGGATGGTCCGCGATGCGGTCGAAGTCATGATCGAAAGCATGGCGCCGCCGGTGCTGACGCGTGACGCCAAGGTCGAAGGGTTCGTGGAATACGATTTCCCCGACGCCGGACGATTGCAAATCATCAAGGTCGCCGACAAGCATCATGCCCAACAGGGTGACGAAGTGTCGTTCGCCATCCATCTGCAAAACGTCGGCGACTCGCCGGTCGACAACATCGAAATCGCCGACAGCCTGGTCGGCCGTCTGGAGTACGTCGAAGGCTCACAGCAATGCGATCGCAAGGCTGACTTCAGCACCGCCGGCAACGCCGCCGGATCGGTCCGGATGAAGTGGACTCTGACCGAACCGTTGGCCGTCGGCGAGACCGCCAAGATTGAGTTCAAGTGCCGCGTTCGGTAA
- a CDS encoding DUF1559 family PulG-like putative transporter, with protein MFLHHSSRARRPRPQRAFTLVELLVVIAIIGILVGLLLPAVQAAREAARRMSCSNNLKQLGLSLHNYHGAYKQLPTYKGGTWVNGLDGSTDQDNRMDLSIWVGLMPYMEQQALWSQISNPNSNLANSDSRRTPPWPAMGPRTSQANYPPWMVEVPTLRCPSDPGTGLPAMGRTNYAACLGDSVVLMDQGPWHQVNHVVTSPPIAIAVEANAACRGAFVARKQMRFRDVLDGLSNTIFAGEITTDLGDRDKRTIASIQGEDDEIRDEPDHCEHEGYISPERPRFWSDGTDGGTAPTLAASNQGRGFRWAAGGTVYTAMNTILPPNKDLCLGGDAAGDENSMGIAPPSSRHQGGVHVLMGDGAVIFLTDSIEAGDVHHTNVWSGGTGASVPGAQSPYGLWGALGTRASRETVQEQLNQ; from the coding sequence ATGTTTCTTCATCACTCAAGTCGTGCGCGCCGGCCGCGCCCGCAACGAGCGTTCACGCTCGTCGAATTGTTAGTCGTCATCGCCATCATCGGTATCCTTGTCGGCCTGTTGTTGCCGGCCGTTCAGGCGGCACGCGAAGCGGCGCGGCGAATGAGCTGCAGCAACAATCTGAAACAACTCGGGCTTTCGCTGCACAACTATCACGGGGCTTACAAGCAGCTGCCGACTTACAAGGGAGGCACCTGGGTCAACGGTCTGGACGGATCGACGGACCAGGACAACCGTATGGATCTATCGATCTGGGTCGGGCTGATGCCCTACATGGAGCAGCAGGCGCTGTGGAGCCAGATCAGCAACCCAAATTCCAACCTGGCGAATTCGGACAGTCGCCGCACACCACCATGGCCGGCGATGGGGCCGCGGACCTCGCAAGCCAATTACCCGCCGTGGATGGTCGAGGTTCCGACGCTGCGCTGCCCCAGCGATCCGGGGACAGGACTGCCGGCAATGGGCCGTACCAATTATGCCGCGTGCCTGGGCGATTCGGTCGTGCTGATGGACCAAGGCCCGTGGCACCAAGTCAATCATGTCGTCACGTCACCGCCGATAGCGATCGCAGTTGAGGCGAATGCGGCGTGCCGCGGCGCGTTTGTCGCCCGCAAACAAATGCGTTTCCGAGACGTCTTGGATGGATTGTCCAACACGATCTTTGCCGGTGAAATCACGACGGACCTGGGGGATCGCGACAAACGGACGATCGCCTCGATCCAGGGCGAAGACGATGAGATTCGTGACGAGCCGGATCACTGCGAGCACGAGGGCTACATCAGTCCCGAACGCCCGCGGTTTTGGTCCGATGGAACCGACGGTGGCACCGCGCCGACGCTGGCCGCCAGCAACCAGGGACGCGGTTTTCGCTGGGCCGCCGGTGGGACGGTTTATACGGCGATGAACACCATCCTGCCGCCCAACAAAGATCTGTGCTTGGGCGGCGACGCCGCCGGCGACGAAAACTCCATGGGCATCGCTCCGCCCAGCAGCCGGCACCAAGGCGGCGTTCACGTCTTGATGGGTGACGGCGCCGTGATCTTCTTGACCGATTCGATTGAAGCCGGTGACGTTCACCACACCAACGTTTGGAGCGGTGGCACCGGCGCGTCGGTGCCCGGTGCGCAAAGCCCCTACGGATTGTGGGGCGCGCTGGGAACGCGTGCTTCTCGGGAAACCGTGCAAGAACAGCTCAATCAGTGA
- a CDS encoding GntR family transcriptional regulator has protein sequence MTSTHAQLAYQHLRSRLIAGEFQPGSRIRYGPIGQELGISATPVREAMGLLANEGFVELVPQLGAVVRTIGREELVELYEMREAIEPYAAAKAAERASPSQLAAIERALGRMRSIAAKVSKTKNRTAGKRDTAEFEKADLGFHMLIIDATGNQTMVRSSESSNALVRVFSADRHAYDASIMEATCDDHASILDAIRSGVADRARDAMQRHIASGLQLTLQEIESRETNRWEVP, from the coding sequence GTGACTTCCACCCACGCCCAACTGGCCTACCAACACCTCCGATCCCGGTTGATCGCCGGCGAATTCCAACCGGGCAGCCGGATTCGCTACGGCCCGATCGGCCAAGAGCTGGGCATCAGCGCCACGCCGGTCCGCGAGGCGATGGGCCTGTTGGCCAACGAAGGGTTCGTCGAACTGGTCCCCCAACTCGGCGCGGTCGTGCGCACGATCGGACGTGAGGAATTGGTCGAACTGTACGAGATGCGCGAAGCGATCGAGCCCTACGCGGCGGCCAAGGCGGCCGAGCGGGCCAGCCCCTCGCAACTCGCCGCGATCGAGCGCGCCCTGGGGAGGATGCGATCCATCGCCGCCAAGGTGTCCAAGACGAAAAACCGAACGGCCGGCAAACGCGACACCGCCGAGTTTGAAAAGGCGGACCTCGGCTTCCACATGTTGATCATCGATGCGACCGGAAATCAAACGATGGTCCGTTCCAGCGAAAGTTCCAATGCGCTGGTGCGCGTGTTTTCGGCCGATCGACATGCCTACGACGCGAGCATCATGGAAGCGACGTGTGACGATCATGCCTCGATCCTTGACGCGATCCGATCCGGGGTGGCCGACCGGGCACGCGATGCGATGCAGCGTCACATCGCATCGGGACTGCAATTGACGCTGCAAGAAATTGAATCCAGGGAAACCAATCGATGGGAAGTGCCGTGA
- a CDS encoding dihydrodipicolinate synthase family protein, whose translation MTDSVGGQTETQSTTLSLQGIVPPLVTPLAARDQLDHDGLQRLLDHVIDGGVSAVFILGTTGEAPSLSYRLRREMIQQSVRITAGRVPVLVGVTDTAFVESVALAEYAAQCGADAAVLTTPYYFPAGQTELTRYVQSITPKIPLPLMLYNMPGLTKVWFEIETLERLAEIPSIIGVKDSSGDLEYFERLCQLKSQRRDWQVLIGPEALLPQALELGGDGGVNGGANVMPRVFVDCYQAIKAGNTEAADAALATILKFQEIYEIGKYASRHIKATKSALSLIGICEDLPADPFNRFLEPQREQVAEVLREIGVLGKAE comes from the coding sequence GTGACAGACAGTGTCGGTGGACAAACAGAAACACAATCAACCACACTCTCGTTGCAGGGCATCGTCCCGCCGTTGGTGACACCGTTGGCGGCCCGCGATCAACTGGACCACGACGGGCTGCAACGGTTACTCGACCACGTCATCGATGGCGGCGTTTCCGCCGTGTTTATCCTGGGGACCACCGGTGAAGCGCCCAGTTTAAGCTACCGTTTGCGGCGTGAAATGATCCAGCAATCGGTACGGATCACGGCCGGACGTGTGCCGGTTTTGGTCGGGGTGACCGACACCGCGTTTGTCGAATCGGTGGCGCTGGCCGAATACGCCGCCCAGTGCGGAGCGGACGCGGCCGTGCTGACGACGCCGTACTACTTTCCCGCCGGCCAGACCGAACTGACCCGCTACGTGCAAAGCATCACGCCGAAGATTCCCTTGCCGTTGATGCTGTACAACATGCCCGGGCTGACAAAGGTCTGGTTCGAAATCGAAACGTTGGAGCGACTGGCCGAGATCCCGTCGATCATCGGCGTCAAGGACAGCAGCGGAGACCTGGAGTATTTCGAACGGCTGTGCCAATTGAAATCGCAGCGCCGTGATTGGCAGGTCTTGATCGGCCCCGAAGCGCTGTTGCCCCAGGCACTCGAGCTCGGCGGCGATGGCGGCGTCAACGGAGGTGCCAACGTGATGCCCCGTGTCTTTGTCGATTGCTACCAGGCGATCAAAGCCGGAAACACCGAAGCGGCCGATGCCGCCTTGGCGACGATCTTGAAGTTCCAGGAAATCTACGAAATCGGAAAGTATGCCTCGCGGCACATCAAGGCGACCAAGTCGGCGCTCTCGCTGATCGGCATTTGTGAAGATCTGCCCGCCGATCCCTTCAACCGGTTTTTGGAGCCGCAACGCGAGCAGGTTGCGGAGGTGTTGCGCGAGATCGGGGTGTTGGGGAAGGCAGAGTGA
- a CDS encoding sulfatase, whose product MIRTSVILALTLAFSTALTPRLLAGDRLNVLFIAADDLRCDLGCYGHPLAKTPHLDRLAQRGICFDRAYCAQALCNPARSSLLTGRRPNTLTQYNLTKHFRDAIPDVVTLPQYFKQNGYFSQNVGKIFHNWATEVKGDPDSWSVPAVMHFGSHRHDDPKVDGQLPPNLAKAIRCECRDVPDDAYYDGRITNLALDALRERAQADQPFFLAVGFWKPHLPFNAPKKYWDLYDRDEISLPQCPQWPAGTPRIAWHNSQELLGKSKPATLTPEDEQELRHGYLAGISYMDAQVGRLLDELDRLHLTDRTLIVFWSDHGFQLGDHTLWCKTSNFELDARVPLIIAPPGGVAVNRTDAIVELLDLYPTLAELCGLDRPDGLEGVSLKPLIDGVADKVKDAALTQHPRPSYYRHPMDAMGHSVRTDRFRYTEWRSRDDGALIGAELYDHDVDPAESVNRVDEDAYQVHLAGLRQVLKSLSGASNQP is encoded by the coding sequence ATGATTCGAACATCTGTCATCCTTGCTTTAACGTTAGCATTCTCAACGGCACTCACCCCGCGTCTTCTGGCCGGCGATCGACTGAACGTGTTGTTCATTGCGGCGGATGATTTGCGTTGTGATTTGGGGTGCTACGGGCACCCGTTGGCCAAGACCCCGCACTTGGATCGGTTGGCGCAGCGCGGGATTTGTTTTGATCGGGCGTACTGCGCCCAAGCACTCTGCAATCCGGCCCGCAGCAGCCTGTTGACCGGTCGCCGGCCGAACACGTTGACGCAGTACAATCTGACCAAACATTTTCGCGACGCGATTCCCGACGTTGTGACGCTGCCGCAGTACTTCAAACAGAACGGCTACTTTTCTCAGAACGTCGGCAAGATCTTTCACAACTGGGCAACGGAAGTGAAAGGTGATCCGGATTCCTGGAGCGTGCCGGCGGTGATGCATTTCGGGTCGCACCGGCACGACGACCCGAAAGTTGACGGACAGCTTCCGCCGAACCTTGCCAAGGCGATTCGCTGCGAATGTCGAGACGTCCCCGACGACGCGTATTACGACGGGCGGATCACGAATCTTGCGCTCGACGCTTTGCGAGAGCGCGCCCAAGCGGATCAGCCGTTTTTTTTGGCGGTCGGTTTTTGGAAACCCCATTTGCCCTTCAACGCCCCCAAGAAGTATTGGGACTTGTACGATCGCGACGAAATCTCGTTGCCGCAGTGCCCGCAGTGGCCCGCCGGGACACCTCGCATCGCCTGGCACAACAGCCAGGAGTTGTTGGGCAAGAGCAAGCCGGCAACGCTGACCCCGGAGGACGAGCAAGAGTTGCGCCACGGTTATCTGGCCGGCATCAGTTACATGGATGCACAAGTCGGACGGTTGTTGGACGAACTGGACCGATTGCATCTGACCGATCGGACGTTGATCGTGTTCTGGTCCGATCACGGTTTCCAGCTCGGCGATCACACGTTGTGGTGCAAGACGTCCAACTTTGAACTCGACGCCCGCGTTCCACTGATCATCGCGCCTCCAGGTGGTGTTGCGGTCAATCGGACCGACGCCATCGTGGAGTTGTTGGACCTTTATCCGACGCTGGCGGAGTTGTGTGGTTTGGACCGTCCTGATGGGCTGGAGGGTGTCAGTTTGAAGCCGTTGATCGACGGCGTCGCGGACAAGGTCAAAGACGCCGCCCTGACACAGCATCCGCGTCCGTCTTACTACCGGCATCCGATGGACGCGATGGGACACAGCGTTCGCACCGACCGGTTCCGGTACACCGAATGGCGTTCACGTGATGACGGCGCGTTGATCGGAGCGGAGTTGTATGATCACGACGTGGATCCGGCCGAGTCGGTCAATCGGGTCGATGAAGACGCTTACCAAGTTCACCTTGCGGGATTGCGCCAGGTTTTGAAGTCGCTTTCGGGGGCATCGAATCAACCGTGA
- a CDS encoding sodium:solute symporter, translating to MIAATFFTGIDWSVLVVYFVGILAIGVVFWRRNKSADDFTAGGRSLPGWLCGMSIFATYLSSISYLALPGKAFVENWNAFAFSLALPPAAWIAVRFFLPMYRASGEVSAYSLLEHRFGLWARLFASSFYLLFQVARIGVVMYLMALPMAILFGWDIRTLILVTGVIVTAYSFIGGITAVIWADAIQAFVLLGGALLALLILLMGMPDGPGQVFAVASAEGKFSLGSRSLTEVATPTLWIVLAYGLFENLKNFGIDQSYVQRYIASSSDREARKSIWLGALLYVPVSALFLFIGTALYAFYQNHPEDMDAVRNIVASQKLMQAGVDADAADYDAQLQTTASGLSETDLGDRVFPHFIAAHLPVGARGLLIAAVFAAAMSTVSTGLNSSATLVMSDFYKRLLRPDSSDQASVLVLRGATLVWGTLGTIVALILVQLTHSVLDIWWTLSGVLGAAIIGLFLLGITSPRLRERPAVLILAAGVALIAWMTFSKTVYWPTSLESIASPFHPFLVIVFGPAVMVILGLAVSRGRAVQ from the coding sequence ATGATCGCAGCGACATTCTTTACGGGCATCGACTGGTCGGTGCTGGTGGTCTACTTCGTCGGCATTCTGGCCATCGGGGTGGTGTTTTGGCGGCGCAACAAATCGGCCGACGACTTCACCGCCGGTGGTCGTTCGTTGCCCGGGTGGTTGTGCGGCATGTCGATCTTTGCGACCTACTTGAGCAGCATCAGTTACCTGGCGCTGCCGGGCAAAGCGTTCGTCGAAAACTGGAATGCCTTTGCATTTTCGCTTGCCCTACCGCCGGCCGCCTGGATCGCGGTTCGGTTTTTCCTGCCGATGTACCGGGCTTCGGGTGAAGTCAGCGCGTATTCGTTGTTGGAGCATCGATTCGGGTTGTGGGCCCGACTGTTCGCCAGTTCATTCTACCTACTGTTTCAAGTCGCTCGCATCGGCGTGGTGATGTACCTGATGGCGTTGCCGATGGCGATTCTGTTCGGCTGGGACATTCGCACCTTGATCCTGGTGACCGGCGTGATCGTCACGGCGTACTCGTTTATCGGCGGCATCACGGCCGTCATCTGGGCCGACGCCATCCAAGCGTTTGTGCTGTTGGGCGGCGCCTTGTTGGCGCTGTTGATCTTGCTGATGGGCATGCCGGACGGCCCGGGACAGGTGTTTGCTGTCGCATCGGCCGAGGGAAAGTTCTCGCTGGGAAGCCGATCGTTGACCGAGGTCGCCACGCCGACCCTGTGGATCGTGTTGGCCTACGGGCTGTTTGAAAACCTAAAGAACTTTGGGATCGATCAAAGCTACGTCCAGCGTTACATCGCCTCGAGCAGTGATCGGGAAGCCCGCAAAAGTATCTGGCTGGGGGCGCTGTTGTACGTTCCCGTCAGTGCGTTGTTTCTGTTCATCGGGACGGCGCTCTATGCCTTCTATCAGAATCATCCCGAGGACATGGACGCCGTGCGGAACATCGTGGCGAGTCAAAAGTTGATGCAAGCGGGCGTGGATGCCGACGCGGCCGACTACGACGCCCAGCTTCAGACGACGGCGTCCGGGCTATCCGAAACCGACTTGGGCGATCGAGTCTTCCCGCACTTCATCGCCGCGCACCTGCCTGTCGGTGCACGCGGATTGTTGATTGCGGCGGTGTTTGCGGCGGCGATGAGTACCGTTTCGACGGGGCTGAATTCGTCAGCGACTTTGGTGATGAGCGATTTTTACAAGCGACTGCTGCGACCCGATTCCAGTGACCAGGCCAGCGTGCTGGTGTTGCGCGGCGCGACGTTGGTCTGGGGAACACTCGGGACGATCGTGGCGTTGATCCTGGTCCAGCTGACCCACAGCGTGCTGGACATCTGGTGGACGCTTTCGGGGGTGCTCGGCGCGGCCATCATCGGGTTGTTCCTGCTCGGTATCACGTCGCCACGACTGCGAGAGCGGCCGGCGGTCTTGATTCTGGCCGCGGGAGTCGCGCTGATCGCTTGGATGACGTTTTCAAAGACCGTCTATTGGCCGACGTCGCTGGAATCGATCGCCAGTCCGTTTCACCCCTTCCTGGTGATCGTTTTCGGACCGGCGGTGATGGTGATTCTTGGGTTGGCTGTTTCGCGTGGGAGGGCAGTGCAATGA
- a CDS encoding sulfatase, translating into MMQSRMMRPLAYGWLLAVLIGMPGAASKGVAEASDPPNILFILADDLAWSDLGCYGHPWHQTPNIDRLAAGGVRLNHAYASAPICSASRASLMTGKTTARLGFEFVTKDKPGFQKIEGTTLLQAPPLTLDLPLAESTVAEHLSGLGYQTAFFGKWHLNQHHGGYLGWSPTHGPAAQGFETAVEDFGAHPYSWKRNPVKTIERVGEYAPDSMVDQVCQYLGKKHERPFFAMASSFFVHTPVRTPCKWLVDRFDRSIPQGIANRDQRVTYAAFLQTLDHHVGRMLNALDASGQADNTLVVFMSDNGGHPEYVSNAPLRGSKWNLYEGGIRVPMIAKWPGEIDAATESDTPVVGYDLLPTFVDVAGGVVDDVDGVSIRGVLQGESVALERSLIWHFPYYHPERGYKDAKRSIGIDDFCVSQTRPQSALRRDRYKLLWFAEDDRVELYDLESDPGEQHDLSATSAEIAGTLRRELRLKLKSMNARMATPVE; encoded by the coding sequence ATGATGCAATCACGAATGATGCGTCCGCTGGCGTATGGGTGGCTGCTGGCGGTGTTGATCGGCATGCCGGGCGCGGCGAGCAAAGGTGTTGCCGAGGCCTCCGATCCCCCCAACATTCTGTTCATCCTGGCCGACGATCTGGCTTGGTCGGATCTCGGATGCTACGGGCACCCTTGGCACCAGACGCCCAATATCGATCGACTGGCCGCAGGCGGCGTGCGATTGAATCACGCGTACGCGTCGGCACCGATTTGTAGCGCCTCGCGGGCCAGCCTGATGACCGGAAAAACGACGGCTCGTTTGGGGTTTGAATTTGTCACCAAGGACAAGCCGGGGTTCCAGAAGATCGAGGGGACGACGTTGCTGCAGGCGCCGCCGTTGACGCTGGATCTGCCGCTGGCAGAGTCAACGGTCGCCGAGCATTTGAGTGGACTCGGGTATCAGACGGCGTTTTTCGGCAAGTGGCATTTGAATCAGCATCACGGCGGCTATCTGGGCTGGAGTCCGACACATGGGCCGGCGGCGCAGGGTTTCGAAACTGCGGTCGAAGATTTTGGTGCCCATCCGTATTCGTGGAAACGCAATCCCGTGAAGACCATCGAGCGTGTCGGCGAGTACGCGCCTGATTCGATGGTCGACCAGGTTTGTCAGTACCTGGGGAAAAAGCACGAGCGACCGTTCTTCGCGATGGCATCATCGTTTTTCGTCCACACGCCGGTAAGGACGCCCTGCAAATGGCTGGTCGATCGATTCGACCGGAGCATTCCCCAAGGGATCGCCAATCGTGATCAACGTGTCACCTATGCCGCGTTCTTGCAGACGTTGGATCATCACGTCGGCCGAATGCTGAACGCCCTGGACGCGTCGGGTCAAGCCGATAACACGCTGGTCGTGTTCATGTCCGACAACGGCGGGCACCCGGAATACGTCTCCAACGCGCCGCTGCGCGGTTCGAAATGGAACCTGTACGAAGGTGGGATTCGCGTGCCGATGATCGCCAAATGGCCGGGCGAGATTGATGCCGCGACCGAGTCTGACACGCCGGTGGTCGGCTATGACTTGTTGCCGACCTTTGTCGACGTCGCCGGCGGTGTGGTCGATGACGTCGACGGGGTCTCGATCCGGGGTGTGTTGCAGGGCGAATCCGTCGCCTTGGAACGCAGCCTGATCTGGCACTTTCCCTACTATCATCCCGAACGCGGTTACAAGGACGCGAAGCGGTCGATCGGAATCGACGACTTTTGCGTCAGCCAGACGCGTCCGCAATCGGCACTCCGCCGCGACCGATACAAGTTGCTTTGGTTCGCCGAAGACGATCGCGTCGAGCTTTATGATTTAGAATCCGACCCCGGTGAACAGCACGATCTGTCGGCGACGTCCGCGGAGATCGCAGGCACGTTGCGCCGCGAATTGCGTTTAAAGTTGAAGTCGATGAACGCCCGGATGGCGACGCCCGTCGAATGA